The proteins below are encoded in one region of Sulfolobus islandicus Y.N.15.51:
- a CDS encoding RNA-guided endonuclease InsQ/TnpB family protein encodes MKLRVKVDYSTYSALKEVEKEYREVLEEAINYGLSNKTTSFTRIKAGVYKTEREKHKDLPSHYIYTACEDASERLDSFKKLKKRGRSYTEKPSVRRVTIHLDDHLWKFSLDTISISTKRSRVFISPTFPKIFWRYYNKGWLIASEARFRLMKGNVVEFYVIFKRDEPKPYEPKAFIPVDLNENSVSVLINSKPLLLETNTKRITLGYEYRRKAITTGKSTKDREVRRKLKRLRERDKKVDIRRKLAKLIVKEAFESRSVIVLEDLPRRIPEHMIKDVKDSQLRLRIYRSAFSSMKNAIIEKAREFGVPVVLVNPSYTSTVCPIHGAKIVYQLDGGHAPRVGVCEKGKEKWHRDVVALYNLARRAGDVSPVLFGRPKITSLKINL; translated from the coding sequence GTGAAGTTAAGGGTTAAGGTTGACTATTCTACATACTCAGCACTTAAGGAGGTCGAGAAGGAGTACAGAGAGGTTCTAGAGGAGGCAATAAATTATGGGCTGTCAAACAAAACTACCTCCTTCACCAGGATTAAAGCTGGAGTTTACAAGACTGAGAGGGAGAAACATAAGGACTTACCCTCCCATTATATTTACACAGCTTGTGAGGACGCAAGCGAGAGGTTGGATAGCTTTAAGAAGTTGAAGAAGAGAGGTAGGAGTTACACTGAGAAACCGTCTGTGAGGAGAGTTACTATTCACCTCGACGATCATCTGTGGAAGTTCAGCCTCGACACGATTTCAATTTCCACAAAGAGGAGTAGGGTTTTCATTTCACCAACCTTCCCTAAGATCTTCTGGAGATATTATAATAAGGGTTGGTTGATTGCGAGTGAGGCCAGGTTTAGGCTGATGAAGGGGAATGTTGTAGAGTTCTACGTCATTTTTAAGAGGGATGAGCCTAAACCTTATGAGCCTAAAGCGTTTATTCCCGTCGACCTTAACGAGAATTCGGTCTCGGTGCTCATCAACAGTAAACCCTTATTGCTTGAGACTAACACTAAGAGGATTACTCTGGGCTATGAGTATAGGAGGAAGGCAATAACTACTGGTAAGTCAACTAAGGATAGGGAAGTGAGGAGGAAGTTAAAGAGGCTGAGGGAGAGGGATAAGAAAGTAGACATTAGGAGGAAATTAGCCAAGCTGATCGTTAAAGAGGCTTTTGAAAGTAGGAGTGTCATAGTTTTAGAGGACTTGCCAAGGAGAATTCCAGAGCATATGATAAAGGACGTGAAAGACTCTCAGCTTAGGTTGAGGATTTATAGATCTGCATTTTCCTCAATGAAGAATGCTATTATTGAGAAGGCTAGGGAGTTTGGAGTCCCCGTAGTCTTAGTTAACCCATCTTATACTTCCACTGTTTGCCCAATTCATGGGGCGAAGATCGTTTACCAACTCGATGGGGGCCATGCCCCAAGGGTTGGTGTTTGTGAGAAGGGGAAGGAAAAGTGGCATAGGGATGTAGTTGCACTGTACAACTTAGCGAGGAGAGCTGGAGATGTGAGCCCCGTGCTGTTCGGTAGACCCAAAATCACCTCCTTAAAAATAAATCTATAG
- the cbsB gene encoding cytochrome b558/566 subunit B, with product MSFLNELKSNFKIFLILLGISSFLQFILKQAFIFPSILPLNIPNEGILEIIGNIAFYLYFIMLIVISAIISTKYRALIPITIVLLISPFFNLIPHYNISSFWYSLEIALFILGIVSMVEGLIKSPLQNILLTPTMILVAIGLYASVSLNVFQHALFLSYLTAYFNSLLSFITYSIIQGKIKSMRNYIAIVIGVLSLIPFIFMENVISSNRYMEILMNMILPATLGINLYNPYRITLLILALGLTAMGILISIIKGNLSAGIGYFIVISTVFLGIDGYTLLLYMISPIIGFCLMNFEDTKRKKYIIEIISLTRKG from the coding sequence ATGAGTTTTTTAAATGAATTGAAAAGTAATTTTAAGATTTTTTTAATCTTATTAGGTATATCCTCTTTTTTGCAGTTCATCCTTAAACAAGCTTTTATCTTCCCTTCAATCTTACCCCTTAATATACCAAACGAAGGTATTTTAGAGATTATTGGGAACATAGCCTTTTATCTGTATTTTATAATGTTAATAGTAATCTCGGCAATTATATCAACTAAGTATAGAGCATTAATACCAATAACGATCGTTTTGCTTATTTCTCCATTTTTTAACCTAATTCCACACTATAATATATCCAGCTTCTGGTACTCTCTAGAGATAGCCTTATTCATTTTGGGAATAGTTAGCATGGTTGAGGGATTAATTAAATCGCCTTTACAGAATATATTGTTAACCCCTACTATGATCCTAGTTGCCATTGGATTGTATGCTTCAGTATCACTTAACGTATTTCAGCATGCCTTATTTTTAAGTTACCTTACTGCCTATTTCAATTCCTTATTAAGCTTTATAACGTATAGTATCATACAAGGTAAGATTAAGTCTATGAGGAATTACATTGCAATAGTAATTGGGGTTTTATCCTTAATTCCATTCATATTCATGGAGAACGTAATAAGTAGTAATAGATATATGGAGATACTTATGAATATGATATTGCCCGCAACTCTTGGAATAAACTTGTATAATCCTTATCGTATAACTTTATTAATACTAGCCTTAGGCTTGACAGCCATGGGTATTTTAATCTCTATAATAAAGGGGAATTTGAGTGCAGGAATAGGTTACTTTATTGTAATAAGTACGGTATTTTTGGGAATTGACGGATATACTTTATTGCTATATATGATCTCTCCAATTATAGGATTTTGTCTGATGAATTTTGAAGACACTAAAAGGAAAAAGTATATAATTGAGATTATTAGTCTAACGAGAAAAGGTTAA
- the cbsA gene encoding cytochrome b558/566 subunit A, with the protein MNVKVRSKITLSLIIIAVLLSIVLAISNVPMAQTTPQIPAYNVVGSADLSNPGSANYWNQIPWINISLTANIPMAPTSGLTHYLLVKAAWNGTWIFILEKWYAPEPAFNAWSASLAGVYPYASGPGVNDIIELTPGTTYTLESNYTNYVSTINGKEETGRLVFNFSGILLPAPNNTQISVLQNGTILYYGSLRGIEDLLYNDGMFYGYYTNSSWYYPDRTAIMWYVANNVPTKDDMNLGGEQPGEVFDGFTFKYAGGSLAQQGGAANIWMWLSGATWNNATYDPAFKANIWENLTFLNSTNIPYTDPGNHGFAVPLYTNNTNLYEVDTGGIWYTPVRSSGLNGSLFFIWTGAKYQDGYWYVEFARPLAVPPDYEPFMPNITTGKVYYVAFAVWQGRLGETLFDKSITSNFLTLELVTTAPTTTSLPPVTNTTTSSLVTSTLTSVSTATIYVTVIGVVIALVALAVLYAVFRR; encoded by the coding sequence GTGAATGTTAAGGTAAGGTCAAAAATCACTCTCAGCTTAATTATTATTGCAGTTCTCCTTTCGATAGTTTTAGCAATCTCTAACGTGCCAATGGCTCAAACTACACCTCAAATTCCAGCATATAATGTTGTAGGAAGCGCGGATTTGTCAAATCCAGGGAGTGCTAACTATTGGAACCAAATACCATGGATTAACATTTCATTAACTGCAAATATACCAATGGCTCCCACATCTGGATTAACTCACTATTTATTAGTTAAAGCTGCTTGGAATGGAACTTGGATATTTATTTTAGAGAAGTGGTATGCTCCAGAGCCCGCTTTTAATGCGTGGTCTGCATCTCTTGCCGGTGTATATCCGTATGCTTCAGGTCCAGGAGTTAATGATATAATAGAATTAACACCTGGAACAACATATACTTTAGAGTCTAATTATACCAATTATGTCTCAACTATTAATGGAAAAGAAGAAACTGGAAGGCTTGTGTTTAATTTTTCTGGAATACTTTTGCCAGCTCCTAATAACACGCAGATCTCTGTACTACAAAATGGGACGATACTATACTATGGTTCTCTTAGAGGTATAGAGGATTTGTTATATAATGATGGTATGTTTTATGGATATTACACTAATTCATCATGGTATTATCCCGATAGAACGGCGATAATGTGGTACGTAGCAAATAACGTCCCAACAAAAGACGATATGAATTTAGGTGGAGAGCAACCTGGAGAGGTTTTTGATGGATTTACATTCAAATACGCTGGAGGATCTTTAGCTCAACAAGGTGGAGCCGCAAATATATGGATGTGGTTATCTGGCGCTACATGGAACAACGCTACTTATGATCCGGCATTTAAGGCTAACATATGGGAGAATTTAACATTTCTTAATAGTACTAATATTCCTTATACTGATCCAGGGAATCATGGATTTGCGGTGCCATTATATACTAATAATACAAACCTATATGAAGTTGATACTGGCGGAATTTGGTATACTCCAGTTAGATCATCTGGACTTAATGGTTCTCTATTCTTCATCTGGACTGGTGCTAAATATCAAGATGGTTACTGGTATGTAGAGTTTGCAAGACCGTTAGCAGTTCCGCCAGATTATGAACCTTTCATGCCTAATATAACTACAGGTAAAGTATACTATGTGGCATTTGCAGTGTGGCAAGGAAGATTAGGAGAAACATTATTCGACAAGTCTATTACGTCAAACTTCTTAACATTAGAATTAGTTACTACCGCACCTACTACTACTTCACTACCACCCGTGACAAACACAACAACGTCATCGCTGGTTACAAGTACGTTAACCTCAGTCTCAACTGCTACTATCTACGTCACGGTAATAGGAGTAGTAATAGCATTAGTAGCATTAGCAGTACTCTACGCGGTGTTTAGAAGATGA
- a CDS encoding IS607 family transposase has product MERLLRPKEACQLLSISYSTLLRWIREGKIRVVTTEGGKYRIPYSEIKKYLERREETRAVIYARVSSTDQKEDLERQINYLTNYATAKGYKVVEVLKDIASGLNTQRKGLLKLFKLVEGRSVDIVLITHKDRLTRFGFEYIEEFFSTMGVKIEVVFGEEPKDDAQELVEDLIYIITSFAGKIYGMKSHKKTLLVQGVKKLIGELSGEDSEVKG; this is encoded by the coding sequence GTGGAGAGACTACTGAGACCTAAGGAGGCTTGCCAACTACTCAGCATCTCATACTCAACACTCCTACGGTGGATTAGAGAAGGAAAAATAAGGGTAGTAACAACTGAAGGAGGGAAGTATAGGATACCTTACAGCGAGATAAAGAAGTACTTAGAAAGGAGGGAAGAGACGAGGGCTGTAATTTACGCTAGGGTCTCCTCTACCGATCAAAAAGAGGACTTGGAAAGACAAATAAACTACCTAACAAATTACGCAACGGCAAAAGGTTACAAGGTAGTTGAAGTACTGAAAGATATTGCAAGCGGGTTAAACACACAAAGAAAAGGATTGCTTAAATTATTCAAACTTGTTGAGGGAAGGAGTGTCGACATCGTATTAATAACACACAAAGACAGACTTACAAGGTTCGGCTTCGAGTACATTGAAGAGTTCTTCTCAACCATGGGAGTTAAGATTGAAGTAGTTTTCGGTGAGGAGCCCAAAGATGACGCACAAGAGCTAGTTGAGGACTTAATCTACATCATTACCTCATTCGCTGGGAAAATTTACGGAATGAAGAGTCACAAGAAAACACTCCTAGTTCAAGGTGTAAAAAAGTTAATAGGTGAGTTAAGTGGAGAGGACAGTGAAGTTAAGGGTTAA
- a CDS encoding APC family permease: MKEEINKEEELNKGSKKLSFKDIFFISFGGQAPFISLLTFGTVMIGKVGTQAPFAMLVATLVVLFNGLVIYSLSSRFKRGGGYYTYAFYSLTSRLGLNTGWNYLLYGLAYGGTLLTGGAYVLYTIISTYVPSTILPSIFYDQWFYALIVGIIATSIVLAGIQVSAKYAIGASIAEILIISLLSLLFLYDSRWNFYNPIPSSLTPTLISAAVFGLGIPTGYGSIAPLGGETNPKTIGRAAISVLLFGGGLATFFFYSLAAMNFTGNLIDYLLFRFGLIGTFIIALIALSDGTLGGMTYILADSRTLKAMAEDRITPSGLSKVKYSELLVGLVFITALTAMSYTFGLYNTFTILGALAGLNNLFVHISANSSLIRIASKRALKHLHEIFIGIFASLVSISVFLYSLPTFNKYIVYLFFGWIILGFIYAEALEISRQSSEEEGSKG, translated from the coding sequence ATGAAGGAAGAGATCAACAAAGAAGAGGAGCTGAATAAGGGGAGTAAAAAGTTATCATTTAAGGACATATTCTTCATCTCCTTTGGTGGACAAGCACCCTTTATCTCCTTACTAACCTTCGGTACTGTCATGATAGGAAAAGTAGGAACACAAGCGCCATTTGCCATGTTGGTCGCAACTCTCGTAGTCCTATTTAACGGTCTAGTCATTTACTCTTTATCAAGTAGATTTAAGAGGGGTGGGGGATATTATACATACGCATTTTACTCCTTAACCTCTAGGTTAGGGTTGAATACGGGTTGGAACTATTTACTTTACGGGTTGGCTTATGGTGGGACATTACTCACAGGTGGAGCTTACGTACTGTACACTATTATTTCAACGTACGTACCCTCTACAATACTGCCTTCAATATTTTACGATCAGTGGTTTTACGCATTAATTGTAGGAATAATTGCAACGTCAATAGTACTTGCTGGAATACAAGTGTCAGCTAAGTACGCTATTGGAGCGTCAATAGCAGAAATCTTAATAATTTCCCTACTTTCCCTACTATTTCTTTACGATTCTAGATGGAATTTTTACAATCCGATACCGAGTTCATTAACACCCACCTTAATATCAGCTGCAGTATTTGGATTGGGAATACCAACAGGTTACGGCTCAATAGCTCCCTTAGGTGGAGAAACCAATCCTAAAACCATAGGTAGAGCTGCAATTTCAGTGTTATTATTTGGTGGAGGTTTAGCAACGTTTTTCTTTTACTCCTTGGCAGCCATGAACTTCACTGGAAACTTAATAGACTACTTACTGTTTAGATTTGGCTTAATAGGTACATTCATAATAGCTCTCATCGCGTTAAGCGATGGAACGTTAGGAGGAATGACGTATATTTTAGCTGATTCCCGAACATTGAAGGCAATGGCTGAGGATAGGATAACGCCAAGTGGTCTCTCTAAGGTGAAATACTCTGAGCTACTTGTGGGATTAGTCTTCATAACTGCGTTAACTGCAATGAGCTACACCTTTGGATTATACAACACTTTCACAATACTTGGAGCGTTAGCTGGTTTAAACAACTTGTTTGTTCACATCTCGGCCAATTCCTCACTAATTAGGATTGCATCAAAGAGAGCATTGAAGCATCTTCATGAAATATTTATCGGGATTTTTGCATCACTGGTCAGTATATCAGTCTTTCTATACTCTTTGCCAACGTTTAACAAGTACATTGTGTATCTGTTCTTTGGTTGGATAATTTTAGGTTTCATTTACGCTGAGGCGTTGGAAATAAGTAGACAATCAAGCGAGGAAGAGGGTTCTAAGGGTTAA
- a CDS encoding PaREP1 family protein has protein sequence MEGLIKKAEEYDIDINDLIIDAISRKDPKGAINLRIELAKKYIAEAEDYLKKGDAVQASEKAYKTAEEIVKALAEKFNIPEYQQASKEGRWYTYWLASAVNRLTKDLGWVLNGWNSAYILHVWTESFLTLIEIFLYLFIINQFCGETTET, from the coding sequence ATGGAGGGTCTAATTAAGAAGGCTGAAGAGTACGATATTGACATTAACGACCTCATAATTGACGCCATTTCAAGGAAAGATCCTAAGGGGGCAATTAACTTAAGAATAGAATTGGCGAAGAAGTACATTGCGGAAGCGGAGGACTATTTGAAGAAAGGTGACGCTGTACAAGCTTCAGAGAAAGCTTATAAAACTGCTGAAGAGATCGTTAAGGCCTTAGCGGAGAAGTTCAATATTCCAGAATATCAGCAAGCATCGAAAGAAGGAAGGTGGTATACTTATTGGTTAGCTTCCGCAGTTAATAGATTAACTAAGGATTTAGGTTGGGTTTTAAATGGTTGGAATTCTGCTTATATTCTTCACGTATGGACTGAATCCTTTCTCACGTTAATAGAAATCTTTTTATATTTATTTATTATCAACCAATTTTGTGGAGAGACTACTGAGACCTAA
- a CDS encoding ISH3 family transposase — translation MVTPGLPHQNNIQQIGYKLLSMLNFKGKKGEEVARTLISACLWNDSVESKSRAYGVSPQTVRNYVEEQGVEVIEKLLESARKISLKVLKGVREIDVSIDWTTKTWYGRPVGGLGSSEEGNSWNYATATTKFNGKVLLLAFVTQVKGMTKEEIVKALVEQVVAMGFKIRLITLDAGFYTVDVLNFISQFKYIVAVPVGDVKVYEEFDGDYTTNSKRHRRDEQVKFRLLVYSKEKVRRKSLVYFARATNLDLSKREVLDLYNKVRGPIETSYRNIKAFLPFTSSTKFVFRTLIFVLALVLYSLYTIFKGEVGREEFRLLLILLFPDLFNPENFTFNIIETLIYTIDLFLRR, via the coding sequence ATGGTAACACCCGGTCTCCCTCACCAAAATAACATTCAACAAATAGGATATAAATTACTTTCCATGCTGAACTTCAAGGGAAAGAAAGGGGAAGAGGTGGCGAGAACCCTCATCTCAGCGTGTCTATGGAACGATTCGGTGGAAAGCAAGTCGAGGGCGTATGGCGTGTCCCCACAGACCGTGAGGAATTACGTGGAGGAGCAAGGGGTGGAAGTTATTGAGAAACTCTTGGAAAGCGCCAGGAAGATATCCTTGAAGGTACTGAAGGGAGTAAGGGAGATAGACGTCTCAATAGACTGGACAACCAAGACCTGGTACGGGAGACCGGTGGGAGGGCTCGGGAGTTCGGAGGAGGGAAACTCTTGGAACTACGCAACTGCGACGACAAAGTTTAATGGGAAAGTGCTCCTACTGGCCTTCGTCACTCAAGTCAAGGGGATGACTAAGGAAGAGATCGTGAAGGCCCTCGTGGAGCAAGTCGTCGCGATGGGGTTCAAGATAAGGTTGATAACTCTTGACGCTGGTTTCTACACTGTTGATGTGCTCAATTTCATTTCACAGTTTAAGTATATAGTTGCTGTGCCTGTTGGGGACGTTAAGGTTTATGAGGAGTTTGACGGGGATTACACAACTAATAGTAAGAGGCATAGGAGGGATGAGCAGGTCAAGTTCAGGCTTCTCGTGTACAGCAAGGAAAAAGTGAGGAGAAAGAGTCTTGTTTATTTTGCTAGGGCTACTAACCTAGACCTATCCAAGAGGGAAGTGTTGGATTTGTATAATAAGGTAAGGGGTCCCATAGAGACCTCTTATAGGAACATTAAGGCTTTTCTTCCATTCACCAGTTCCACCAAGTTTGTTTTCCGCACGTTGATCTTCGTGCTGGCCCTTGTACTCTACTCCTTATATACCATATTCAAGGGGGAGGTGGGGAGAGAGGAGTTTAGATTATTATTAATTCTTTTATTTCCTGATTTATTCAATCCAGAGAATTTTACATTTAATATAATTGAAACACTTATTTACACTATAGATTTATTTTTAAGGAGGTGA
- a CDS encoding IS607 family transposase: protein MERLLRPKEACQLLSISYSTLLRWIREGKIRVVTTEGGKYRIPYSEIKKYLERREETRAVIYARVSSTDQKEDLERQINYLTNYATAKGYKVVEVLKDIASGLNTQRKGLLKLFKLVEGRSVDIVLITHKDRLTRFCFEYIEEFFSTMGVKIEVVFGEEPKDDAQELVEDLIYIITSFAGKIYGMRSHKKTLLVQGVKKLIGELSGEDSEVKG from the coding sequence GTGGAGAGACTACTGAGACCTAAGGAGGCTTGCCAACTACTCAGCATCTCATACTCAACACTCCTACGGTGGATTAGAGAAGGAAAAATAAGGGTAGTAACAACTGAAGGAGGGAAGTATAGGATACCTTACAGCGAGATAAAGAAGTACTTAGAAAGGAGGGAAGAGACGAGGGCTGTAATTTACGCTAGGGTCTCCTCTACCGATCAAAAAGAGGACTTGGAAAGACAAATAAACTACCTAACAAATTACGCAACGGCAAAAGGTTACAAGGTAGTTGAAGTACTGAAAGATATAGCTAGCGGGTTAAACACACAAAGAAAAGGATTGCTTAAATTATTCAAACTTGTTGAGGGGAGGAGTGTCGACATCGTATTAATAACACACAAAGACAGACTTACAAGGTTCTGTTTCGAGTACATTGAAGAGTTCTTCTCAACCATGGGAGTTAAGATTGAAGTAGTTTTCGGTGAGGAGCCCAAAGATGACGCACAAGAGCTAGTTGAGGACTTAATCTACATCATTACCTCATTCGCTGGGAAAATTTACGGAATGAGGAGTCACAAGAAAACACTCCTAGTTCAAGGTGTAAAAAAGTTGATAGGTGAGTTAAGTGGAGAGGACAGTGAAGTTAAGGGTTAA
- a CDS encoding RNA-guided endonuclease InsQ/TnpB family protein, whose amino-acid sequence MKLRVKVDYSTYSALKEVEKEYREVLEDAINYGLSNKTTSFTRIKAGVYKTEREKHKDLPSHYIYTACEDASERLDSFEKLKKRGRSYTEKPSVRRVTIHLDDHLWKFSLDTISISTKRSRVFISPTFPKIFWRYYNKGWLIASEARFRLMKGNVVEFYVIFKRDVKPYEPKGFIPVDLNENSVSVLVDGKPMLLETNTRRITLGYEYRRKLTITGKSTKDREVRRKLKRLRERDKKVDIRRKLAKLIVKEAFESRSVIVLEDLPRRTPEHMIKDIKDKQLRLRIYRSAFSSMKNAIIEKAREFGVPVVLVNPSYTSTVCPVHGAKIVYQLDGGDAPRVGVCEKGKEKWHRDVVALYNLAKRAGDVSPVPLGSNESHDPPIRWLRAKSLHSIMNEHKMIEMKV is encoded by the coding sequence GTGAAGTTAAGGGTTAAGGTTGACTATTCTACATACTCAGCACTTAAGGAGGTCGAGAAGGAGTACAGAGAGGTTCTAGAGGACGCAATAAATTATGGGCTGTCAAACAAAACTACCTCCTTCACCAGGATTAAAGCTGGAGTTTACAAGACTGAGAGGGAGAAACATAAGGACTTACCCTCCCATTATATTTACACAGCTTGTGAGGACGCAAGCGAGAGGTTGGATAGCTTTGAGAAGTTGAAGAAGAGAGGTAGGAGTTACACTGAGAAACCGTCAGTGAGGAGAGTTACTATTCACCTGGATGATCACTTATGGAAGTTCAGCCTCGACACGATTTCAATTTCCACAAAGAGGAGTAGGGTTTTCATTTCACCAACCTTCCCTAAGATCTTCTGGAGATATTATAATAAGGGTTGGTTGATTGCGAGTGAGGCCAGGTTTAGGCTGATGAAGGGAAATGTTGTAGAGTTCTACGTCATTTTTAAGAGAGATGTTAAACCTTATGAACCTAAGGGTTTCATCCCAGTTGATCTAAATGAGAATTCAGTCTCTGTATTAGTTGATGGAAAACCGATGCTTTTAGAGACTAACACTAGGAGGATTACTCTGGGCTATGAGTATAGGAGGAAGTTGACAATCACTGGTAAGTCAACTAAGGATAGGGAAGTGAGGAGGAAGTTAAAGAGGCTGAGGGAGAGGGATAAGAAAGTAGACATTAGGAGGAAATTAGCTAAGCTGATCGTTAAAGAGGCTTTTGAAAGTAGGAGTGTCATAGTTTTAGAGGACTTGCCAAGGAGAACTCCGGAGCATATGATAAAGGATATTAAGGATAAACAACTTAGGTTGAGGATTTATAGATCTGCATTTTCCTCAATGAAGAATGCTATTATTGAGAAGGCTAGGGAGTTTGGTGTCCCCGTGGTCTTAGTTAATCCATCTTATACTTCCACTGTTTGCCCAGTTCATGGGGCGAAGATCGTTTACCAACTCGATGGGGGCGATGCCCCAAGGGTTGGTGTTTGTGAGAAGGGGAAGGAAAAGTGGCATAGGGATGTAGTTGCACTGTACAACTTAGCGAAGAGGGCTGGAGATGTGAGCCCCGTGCCGTTGGGCTCAAATGAGTCCCATGACCCACCTATAAGGTGGTTGAGGGCTAAGTCCCTACACTCGATCATGAATGAACATAAAATGATTGAAATGAAAGTGTAG
- a CDS encoding glycosyltransferase family 2 protein, which yields MNYCIYATVFNNVSTLEESVKSVWRSDSIIVITDNYSTDGTWERLQGLKKDYNLILYRLKSTRGKGRDYSLKHCPENSITTYFDSDMRYNESFHKILEWAPRDKRTLVNLVNGFVVKRETILEKGSWRNLNRAEDWEIVSRVGFDYFIPALTHAELRNELDRERRYAKGLKYYARRFKNKLDVIRGLGYNWSDMNIVYSKHSTPYKIFINAPSYILAKLMGIYRNYREYNNGVGTILSALDKMIDLKEIGVNDKYFLFGGYWGFFSAYNLDKIIDEKLPSKVGRVRKFICNDNGLRYVKTLEEFDIIKLASSLKDKLECNEFNP from the coding sequence GTGAATTATTGCATTTACGCAACGGTTTTCAACAATGTCTCAACATTGGAGGAGAGTGTAAAGAGCGTTTGGAGAAGTGATTCCATCATAGTGATTACTGATAATTATTCCACAGATGGTACATGGGAGAGGTTACAAGGGTTGAAAAAGGATTATAATTTAATACTATATAGGCTGAAATCAACTAGGGGTAAGGGTAGAGACTATTCTTTAAAACATTGTCCAGAGAACAGTATTACAACTTACTTTGACTCGGATATGAGGTACAACGAGAGTTTTCATAAAATCCTAGAATGGGCTCCGAGAGATAAGAGAACTTTAGTAAACTTAGTTAACGGGTTCGTTGTTAAGAGAGAGACCATATTGGAGAAAGGGAGTTGGAGAAATTTAAACAGGGCTGAGGATTGGGAGATTGTTTCTAGAGTTGGCTTCGATTATTTTATCCCTGCACTTACTCACGCTGAGTTACGTAATGAGTTAGATAGGGAGAGGAGATATGCTAAAGGTTTAAAATATTACGCTAGGAGGTTTAAAAACAAATTGGACGTTATTAGGGGTTTGGGATATAACTGGAGTGATATGAACATAGTTTATTCTAAACACTCAACACCATATAAGATTTTTATCAATGCTCCTTCCTATATACTCGCCAAACTTATGGGGATTTATAGAAACTATAGGGAATATAATAACGGAGTTGGTACAATATTGTCAGCACTTGATAAGATGATCGATCTTAAGGAGATAGGAGTTAATGATAAGTACTTCTTATTCGGTGGTTATTGGGGTTTCTTCAGTGCATATAATTTGGATAAGATTATTGACGAAAAACTGCCAAGTAAAGTAGGGAGAGTGAGAAAGTTCATATGTAATGATAACGGATTGCGATATGTAAAGACCTTAGAGGAATTCGACATAATTAAGCTAGCATCTTCTTTAAAGGATAAGCTTGAATGTAATGAATTTAACCCTTAG
- a CDS encoding XdhC family protein — MKVVVFASSREAEMEEPVFCDRDTVRVDASRCTGKGINVAPYITRYLKDLGFHVLVVDPFAEESYYEADEVIKGTTFQIPDDVVKDNYVIVATRHVYDTWAIMKSIYGGAKEIAVIMSLKRAEVILKRLVQAGIDKVKLKKLRIPAGLDIGAKSEKEIALSIVAEVLAVTRGSMGLPLREVKGFEKLLEKL, encoded by the coding sequence ATGAAAGTCGTCGTATTTGCCTCAAGTAGAGAAGCGGAAATGGAGGAACCAGTATTTTGCGATAGGGATACCGTAAGGGTTGACGCCAGTAGGTGTACTGGGAAGGGAATTAACGTCGCTCCATATATAACAAGATATTTAAAGGATTTGGGTTTTCACGTTTTAGTGGTTGACCCATTTGCTGAGGAAAGTTATTATGAGGCTGATGAGGTGATAAAAGGTACTACTTTCCAAATTCCAGATGATGTTGTAAAGGACAATTACGTAATAGTTGCAACTAGGCACGTTTACGATACTTGGGCTATCATGAAGTCAATTTATGGTGGAGCTAAGGAGATTGCTGTAATTATGAGCTTAAAGAGAGCTGAGGTAATATTGAAGAGGCTTGTCCAAGCCGGAATTGATAAAGTGAAATTAAAGAAATTGAGAATTCCAGCCGGTTTAGATATTGGTGCTAAGAGCGAGAAAGAGATCGCTCTATCGATTGTCGCTGAAGTCTTAGCTGTGACAAGAGGTAGTATGGGATTACCTCTTAGAGAAGTTAAGGGGTTTGAAAAGCTTTTGGAGAAATTATGA